In Sorex araneus isolate mSorAra2 chromosome 11, mSorAra2.pri, whole genome shotgun sequence, the sequence TAGGGCAGGTGCTTTAGCCACTGATCCATCTCTCAGCCCCAAAAATTaggtaattatttttcttcttcaaactAGCCCTCTAAGAACTACTTGACATTTTGAAAAACGtagagcagatttttttttttttagggtcccACATCCTATggcattcagggcttattcctgcctctttgctcaaggatcactcctggcagtcttgggggaaccatatgatatgctgagaatcaaacctgggtcagtcacaagcaAAGCAAGCTCTACACGCTGTATAGTGATGGTACCCACTGAGTTATCATTCCAGTCTCCCCAATTTTTcttactcaaaaacaaaacaacaaaacctggTGCTTTCTACAAATACATCTCAtgatctggtaaaaaaaaaaatatttaaatgttcaaAGCAGTAAAATTAGCACTAAGTTTATTTCCAACAAGTTAAACAGAAGTTACTAGTAAGTTCAGCAAGTGCCTTCATTTTTCTGCCTATAGAATATGTCCTTTATTTCACCCACCTTTTAAGGAGTTATTTAAGGAGTTATTCCTTGTGTTGCTAAGTGTCCCAAAGGTTCTTTATTAGCACCTTTCTATGTAAAACAGGCTCTAAGAAAACCCAATGGATATAGTCTATATAGGGATGAGAGAAAGCCTGCTCAGGGCGCAGCTGCGCAGGAATGTGGATGAGGAATGTGGCAGTCGGGAATAACTGTCAGGGGACCTCTGACATTGGTCGCTGCTGTTTCAAGGTAGGGGGTTGTTGTTTGGGTCTtgaacagtgctcaggccctgggctccatccagTCCTACTTAGCTACTCAGCCCTGTAGTGCCAGGTGGCTAGTGGGGGTGTGTGTTGGACAGGgcctcaaacccagggcctccgcATGCCAGGTGCACACTCCAGCTCTCCCGTAGCACTGGCACCCTGGCTCTGTAGTTAAGGctttgtgtgtggggagtggggttTCCTTTGGGTTTTGACCCTAACATGGGGGttgttcctgctggtgctcagggggccgtacaGTGCCCAAACCAGAAATTAAACCCTGGACTTCACCCTTGAAAGCAGATACTGTCCTGCTGAGCACCTTGCACGGTGACAGATTTTAAAACTGAAACTAGATGGTTGGAATTGAACACAAATAAGGTTCCAGAAGGACCCCATAACCTAGCCTATGAAATAAGAGCTTGAAGACATATTTGAGGCTCAGAGGACTCCTTTGAACCCACTTGTCTCAAGGACAGGAGTATGTAAACTCTAGTCCCAGGGTTTGAAAGCATCTCCTGCTTACCTGTTCACCCCCACTTCATTATCTTATGTGGCCCTGCCTCATGTGGGTATGGGGGAAGGGACCATCTAAGGAAAGGAAGTAGAGGTATAGCGGTGAGGAAGAGAGCTGGAGATATATTGTCAGAATGTGCATTGTGCCCCGCACAGAGGGCAGCAGTATGTCCCGCACGTGCTCACCCGGGGTTGATGAAGAGCCTGCCACATACACCATGCCGTCTTAAAAGGGTAAGGGGAGGATCGCAAAAAGTTGTAATGCTATCATCCCTCATTCTCTCCAGGAGCTCGTCCGCCAGCGAGGAGTCTTAGAACACACAGAGAAGATGGTAGACAAGATGGATCAAGATCTGAAAACCAGCCAGAAGCATATAAACAGCATTAAGAGTGTGTTTGGGGGGCTAGTCAATTACTTCAAACCCAAACCGGCAGAGGTCCCACCTCAGCAGAATggcaccctcccctcccagcccagcaGCAGGTGAGTAGATCTTCAGCTGTCCACAGAAAGggagcaggtgaggggctgggtgCAAATGGCCTAGACTTTCAGGCTGCATCCAGTGCCTGAAGGGCTCCAAGAAATCAGTGTTACCTAAACCACACAGACACTTGAATAATTTCAACTTGAGGCTGGACAGTTAGTACAAGGGTTAGGTTAGTGTGTTGCACACACCAAatataccatatatggtcccccgagccccattaggagagatccctgagcagccaagagtaagccctgagcacagccaggtgtgaaccaaaaacaaacaaaaagggggctggagaggtagtacagtgggtagagtacttgccttgcatgtggccaacctgagttagatccctgacacctcatatggtccctaagccttGCCTGGAGAGGATCCTGAGCCCAGAGATGgtataagtcctgaacaccactggatacaGGTGAcccctcccattcctcccccccaaaaaaaaattcagcccaCGCAACCATGCCAAGTATCACCAGAGTGGCCCCTAGACCTCATGACAAGGAGGCGTCCCCAAAAGTCCTGTGTTCAAAGATAAGAGTTTCCACTAAAATGGATTGCATGCTATTCACGTCTCAGATCATTGTGtctgtatttttattataaacatacAGTTGGATTGAAGAGTTGACTTAAtaatagagcacatgccttgcatgatcAAGGcgccgagtttgatccctggcaccacatgtactaAATTGCTGCTTTCCCAGCAATACATCACCACTGGGCCAAGCATTGCTGGAGtggccccagccctgtccccttcCCTTCATCACATCTCAGTGTGGCCCCATTTTATCTCGTCtgtttatatatgcacatatatcctATATCTGTATTGTAGGAAACATACATAATATACCGTAATATAAAAACTTAAGAGATAACTCAGTAGACTGAAGCACAGCTTTGTGTGTAAGGAAGCCATGTTTCAGTCACCAGTActgcaccactgggagcaacccctgagctccAAGCCAGGAATACCACCTAAGCACCACAAGTGTgccctgaaaacaaattttggttttggagggctggagcaatagtacagcaggtagggtgcttgccttgcacacagttgacctgggttcaatcttccccttagcaccgccagaagtgattcctaaccagtaaagccaggagtaagccctgagaatgaccaggtgtggcctcaaaaacaaaaaacgttTTTCCCCTCAATTCGGTGCTTTCCATAGTTTGAGTCAAAGTATTTATTTGATTGTATAGATTACTTTTTCCATTTAACTCAGAAAAATTcttgtgttgttttgttgttagtggtgtttttttttttttttttttttttttttttgtcacatctggcaatgttcagaggttattcctggctctgtactcaagaatcactcctggtggtgctctggggatcaaacctgggttagccacgtgcaaggcaaatgccctccctattgtactaccgctctggcccccaggaaaaTCAcagtcgctgtcactgtcatcccgttgctcatcgatttgctcgagcggacaccaataacgtctccattgtgagacttgttactatttttggcatgtcaaatacatcacaggtagcttgccagattctgccggacaggcaggatactctctgtagcttgccgggctctccgagaggggccatttcatgatcagatttctctgtcacttttttttatatgtataattttattattttgcatgtgaaaGAAACTTCGGACCTTCcacaagtgctttacctctaagatgtgtccccttccctctctgtctcttttcattCTGGAAACCAGAGCTATGTTTTCTGTACAGCCGGGATGGGAGGCAGGCCTTCTCTAAGTGGTGCCCAGGGTCTGGAAACCACTCCCAGTAGTTCTGGTTCAGGGACCAAGCCCAGGACGCAGTGCTTCTCGGGAGGCCTGCAGGGCTGCACCAAGTAGAGGtcaggaggccatgcagtgctgtCAGTTAAACTCCCACCTTCACACATGTGCCTTAGTCTCTCCTGGCTCCTGCAGAACTGCTTTTTCTTGCCATCACTTAGCAAGCCCAAGATAACAATCCTGTTTTGCGAGGGATAAAGGTGtatacacccagaagtgctcagagactattatggctctgtgctcaggagtgaccccaaccatgcttggggaaccgtacgtggtaccagggatctgtACCAGGATGAGCTGCGTGCCGGGCAGGCATCTTAGCTCCTATCCTATCTGGCCCTAGCAACTTTGGAGGGGTGAGCACAACATGAgcacatgcagctgtgctcaTGACTTACGGATCTcatggctcaatgctcagggatgacacttgatagtgctcaggggaccgtatgcagggatggggattgaacctaggtcagatgcagacaagacaagcacctacccTTTATACTGTCTTCTGGcccttaataaacattttttttctttttttcttttttgggtcacacccggcgatgctcaggggttactcctggctctgcactcaggaattactcctggcagtgctcaggggaccatataggatgctgggaattgaacccgggtcggccgcgtgcaaggcaaatgccctacctgctgtgctatcactccagccccgttaataaacttttaaataaaagcgCTCACTGTGATTTAACTAGTTCTAAAACTTTCTGAGAGAAAAAAGGTTTTGGAGCAGCTTCAAGAAGAGAATGCTTTAGTGGTACAGCCATGGATTCTTTCATTCATGGGTCCTCAgtgcccaggctctgccttagAAGCTTTAAGATCAAGgggcagaagtgatagtacagtgcataggtcatttgccttgcaagcagctgagcccagtttgatccctggcaccccacacggttcaccaagcaccactgggagtgattcctgagcacagagctaggaataagccctgagtacagccaggtatggcccagaccCCTcaacccctgcaaaaaaaaaaggggggggggggctggagcaatagcacagcggatagggcgtttgccttgcacgcggccaacccaggttcgaatccccagcatcccatatggtcccccaagcaccgccagggtaattcctgagtgcatgagccaggagtgacccttgtgcatcgctgggtgtgaccccaaaaaaaaaatatatatatatatatatatatatatatatatatatatacatacatatttttttaaagacattctcAGATGAAGATCTGTCTATGGAAAGTATAAGGGAGATTGGCAGTTAGCGGTAAAGGAGCCCTAAAGAGGggtgtgtggccctggagatTGAGGACTTAGGGTTCGAGGTTGAAGGAGAGGGTAAATGACAGATAGATGGCAGTCAGGGTACAGGAGAGGCTGGGACAGCGAGGCATTGGCTGCTTCAATTGAGGAGTTCAGCAGGCTCCTGTTATTGAGAAGATTCAGGCCTGTGAGCTCCTAAGTTCCTGCATTTGCAAAAATCACTgcaataggccagagagatagtatagtgggtaaggcatttgacgTGCACCCGGCCAGCcatgcttcaatccctggcatcccttatggtcccccaaacccaccaggagtaatccctaaccaTAGAGACaggtaataagccctgagcaccactaggtgtggtccaaaatacaaaaagaaaaataaagtcactgcAAAGtgtaattttataaagtactCTAAGTTggccaaagagaaagggaagggggaggggaaaaaaagaaagggaagtaaaagttCCCACAGGTATAGGGGATTGGAAAGTGAAGGACTTACCTATATAAAGGTAAAAAGAGGCAGGGCTAGATTCCAGGCTAGAGGAAAATCAAAGAGACATTAGTATGCCCAAAACTAATGGGACAGGACGtgtgcagagggagggagaacCTCATGGAGAATTACTGAAGCTGAGCTTAGCTGATGAAGTGGCCAGGCTGCCATTCGACAGCGGGGGTGAAAAGGGGAAGCCTGGCTTGAGGGGAGGGACTTCTATGATATCTTTGAGGGTTCTCTAAGGTAGGGAGTGTGTCTCTGAGTTTCAAAGAAGCCCCTAATTATGCTAGAGCAGCCAGACTTGACGTGGAGTGGGGGGAAATTAAGGTATTCTgtataataacaaaacaaaaattgaatagttttttttgtatgtgtgtttgttatATATCTCTAATaatgagaagtgtgtgtgtgtgtctgtatctgtgtgtctgtctgtgtctatgtgtgtcagtGTCTAGGTATTAAACCCAGACTCGGGAACCTCATAAGGCAGTTACTCTATTGCCAagctgtatctctggcccccaagaagTACTACTTACTGGAGGCTCAAAGTTGCACTATtctagaggttcccaaacttttATCTCCTGTTtacttcagagaaaaaaaatgacaacttaGCACTTTCTTGGGAAGTGTGCCTGTTTTAACTGGCCAAACAGAAAGTGCCTTGTAATCACACCACCTACCCCCAGGTCATTCCAGCACTTAGGGGGAGTGGGGAGTATCTCCCCTTTGGAAAGCACTCATCTGATCAGTTGTCAGCAGTCATCTGGAAAGACCAGACTCTGCTTCTGCCCATACAGAATTAGGTCGTGGGCTAGATTTGACCCATGGGTAACAGTTTTAGCCTGTTagttctctcttgctttcttccaCCTGGTGTTAGGGTTTCTGTTTTTGCTGACAAAGAGAGAGCTGATGGGGTCATCTCCCCAAAGATGCTGATGGAACCCTTGCTTTGTACAAAGGAGGAATTGATTTTCTCATCCAGGCATGATGTGGAAAAGACTGCTCTCACATGGGTGGTTTTCCttttataaagttttcttttttcttatccaAAGGTTGAAAGAAGCCATCAGTACAAGTAAAGAGCAAGATGCAGCGTACCAGGCCAACCACCCAAACCTCAGGAAGCTGAATGACTCAGGTCAGTGGTGGCCTTTGCTCCCAGGTGATATTTGGGTTTTCTGCGGGGACTTCTGTGTTTGGTGCTAGCCCTGAGTGTGTAAAAGGCATTGGAGGCTCCAGCCACTGTCATCTCACTTGTGGATAGAGAGAAGAGCTGGGGCTGCATCCCACTGAACATGAGCGGGCTCACCATTGTGTGCTTCCGACAGTGAAAAGCCGTCTGCAGGAAAACTCCAGTGGTAAGGACAGTGTTCCTTCAGAGGTGGTCAAGTACTAATCTCACACTCCTGATTAGGGCAGATTAGATGACAAAAGGAGAATTAGGATTTCAGGTGGAATTGTAGTTGCTAATCAGCTGACCTTGAGATGAGATGGTTCTGGGTTATTTACATGGCCCCGGTGTAATCCAGGAAGGAGACAGGAGAGTCAGAGTGAGGGACCTAAAGATGCTCGGCGGCTGACTCTGAAGTGGGCAGGTTCAGATGATCTCTAAAGGGTGCGAGATGAGACGCTAAGAATTTTGAACTCTCCACAAGAGCAACTCTCCCCAGAAGGCATTTAATCCTGTTGATCAAGTCCCTATTAAGCCCTCTTGGGCTTTGGGCTTCCAGAATTGCAGGATCAGTTTATGGCAGCTTGTTAACAGCAGCATTTGGAAACAAATTCAGCCCCAAGCCCTTCTGGGTAGGGCTGTAGCAGTGCAGACCAGGTATTCAAGAGAGAATTGACTTTGTGTTCGCCTACCCCATTCATGGTGAATGATGTACCAGAAACACAGCTTCTCTGGAATAGggctcaggcctcctgcaggctTTTCTGAAGAGCCTTAGGAATCCAGAACATCAACAGGGCACTGGAAATAAGCACTTCCTGTGCTTCCTGGCAGGAACCTGGTCACATAAGAACCTGCcacttttgggctggagtgatagcatagtgggtagggcgttcgccttgcacgcggccgacccgggttcattcccagcatcccatatggtcccctgagcaccgccaggagtgattcctgagttcagagcgaggaataaccctgtgcatcaccgggtgggacccaaaaagcaaaaaaaaaaaaaacctgccactTTTATGGGTCACAGTCAAGGCCACACCTGCTGGCAGAACTGGAGGCAGGAGAGTTAGTTCACACAGTTGTTCCGTCTGAGAGCCTGTGGAAGCATGCCTTGAGGCATGTTGGGAGTCCTGCACCCGGAAGACTTGGCTATAGAGAACTTAAGGAAGTTTTACTCAGTAGCATATATTAACTTCGAagactttgaaaagaaaaacccacAGGGTGGGGGCATGGCCCACGGCATAACCCCAGATTTTGTCCCCCATGTGCTGAGCACTGTCCAGGCAGCTCTGTGGTCTGGGACCCCCAGCAGCTCAGCAgtgttcagtcctcagcacacTGCCAGGCAGACACCCCAACTAAAGGTGACaacccagtgagcaccacaaccaagcaggTGTGACAACAACAAAGGGAACAGAGAGGGCAAGAGAAAATGCTGCTTTGAGGCAAATGGCCTCAATGGACGGTTCTAGAGGGAAAAGTGCTTAGTGTAGAAGGAGAAGTTTCCCCAAAAGATGTAGCAGGGTGGCAGATAGACCCTTTCCTGTACTAGGCATTTGGACACTTAAGATATCTTCAGgcattttttacatttcttttccttgaagTGAAAAGGTAGTAAAGAAATacactttaaaatgaaaagatgagggctgaagtgataatagagcaggtagggtttgccttgcatgcccggAGTCtttctgagcgctgccaggagtcattcctgagtgcagagccaggagtagcaatGTCCCCTGACATTGCTGGAGGTggcccacaaaaaagaaaggaaggaaggagggagagagggagggagggagggagggagggagggagggagggagggagggaggaaagaaaggaaagaaggagatgATCAGCTGTTAACCATTTTCATAAcatcattttgatttgatttcaaAACCTTGTCTTCAGACTCCATCCCAGACCTGTGTAGCTTTGCATTGTCACTGTTCTACTGTATGAATCTCTCTTTTCTGAGCACAGTTGTGTACCAGTATCTGGCCAGAAGGACCTATATAAGTTGAGggtcttgtttctttctttctttttttttttttctcggacGGGGGCCGGGATAGGGGAGGACACTGCCTCCCAAGTGCAgactatacctggcaatgctaagaAAGCAATCCCATgagagggatcaaactcagccctCTCCTTTTCAGACTTGTGCTCCAGTCTGAAATCTGAGCACAAGTCTGTGCTCCCAGGTCCCTAGCTTGAGGTTTTAGAACTCCAAAGAACTATCCCTCccaggggctgtagtgatagcacagcgggtagggcatttaccttgcatgcagccaacccaggtttgattcccagcatcccatatggtcccccaagaacctccaggagtaattcctgagtgcagagccaggagaaacccctgtgcatcgcagggtatgacccaataagcacaaaagaaaaaagaactaacCCTCTCAGACAGTATTTCCACCCTCTCCCATTTTCTCAAGTCTGCCTACACTCCCCTTCTGCCTTGTCTATTCACACTCATCTCTTTGAGTGGTCTCAGAACTAACCACCCTTTTCCTTGCTTCCATCCATCTTCCAGGTTAAGATTCTTTGGGCAGGGAAACATTTCAAAGGCTGATGCACATGCTTTGCCGCTGGAGGtccaggtctgatccctagcaccatcagtcccccaagtaccacttaGTGTGGCTCAAGAACAAAATAAGATTACTTTCGCAGGCAGCATTTCAAGAGATATCAACTAATCGTCTGCTCTTTATTTCCTCAGACCCCATCCCTAGTGGAACTGGCTCTGCTGTGAGTTCCGACGTTTACCCAAAGAATGCCCAACTCCGAGCCTATCATCAGAAGATTGACAACAATCTAGGTAAGACCGGAAACTGCCATCGAGGCTGCCACAGCTCACTCAGAGCACTGGGCCCTAACCTGCTGTCGCCTCTCCCTAGACACATGACTAGTCCACATGATAATGTCCATCTCAAACTTCACTCTGAAGACTATCCACTCTGTTGTACCCTCAGCTGGATCAGGGGAGCAAGGTTCCAGCCCCTCTCACAGGGGCCATCCCATGCATCTGCGCTCTCCATTTGTCCCCTTGCCACTTGAAGCCTGGCTTTTCTCCTTCAGGGATCAGGAGAGGGAACAGGAGCCAACACAGAACATCACCCAAGGTTGTAAGTGGCTGCCCACTGCAAGCCTACTCATGTGTGGCCGCACTACCAGGTCACAGCCCCAGCCTCTGGCCCCACCTGCCTTCATCACAATGACAGTCCTTTCCTGTCCCCATTGGCCTGTCCTGGCCTTGCTCCCCACGCTGTGCGCTTCACTTTGTCATCTCCCAGAGAACGCCCTGTTCCACTGCAGCACCCAGCCAACTGTGCATCTGTTCTTTTCCTTACTTGACTGTGGGCATCATGCCCTCAGGAGTCTTTCAGACTGAATCCCTGTTCACCTAAGCCCTCTGatccccctttttttgggggggtcacatccagcgatgcacagggattactcctgcctttgcactcagaaattactcctggcggtgctcgggggtaccatatgggatgctgggaatcgaacccaggtcagccgcatgcaaggcaaacgccctacctgctgtactatcgttccagtgCCTGATCCCTTTTTAATGAAGAGAGAGGAGCTGGTTATTCGAAGTTCAGGTGGAAGCATGTGTGTCAGTGACGGATGTGTACCTTTGAATGGTTTTCCTGAGTTTGTTCTAGGTGGAGTCTCCGTTACTGCCTCCTCTGATCTTTGCTCTGAACAGGAACCTCTCCCATGGCTGCCTGGGCTCCCGCCTGCCCCCATCAGGAGATAACTGAGTGGCAAAGTTAGTCAGATCCCTTCTCCACCCATAATAAAGGAAGTCACTGGAGGATAGAACTGGAGACCCGGCTTCTGTGCACAGGCTTCTCATGTGCTTCGCCTCCTGGGAGAGATCAGGAATCACACCCTGGCCTTGGCCTGCCCTCCCACTCCTACATTGCCCACCACAGcctccttttatctttttttgttttttgttttttggcaggAAGTCGGGGGGCGGCATACCgattggtgctcaagggttactcctagctctgcaggaccatatgggatgctgggaatgtaacccaggttagccgcctgcaaggcaagcgccctacacgctgtactgtTGCTTAGTCATTCCTTTTTTCTTGTTAATGTTTAACCTTTGTTTCTGAGTGCATTGATTCTTGGATAAGATGGTGGGGGGTTAGGTAAGTGCTTACCCCCACCCAGCAGCAGTCACAGGTTGGTGTCACATGTATCTTGCACATGTGCTCATGTGTGCACTGTGCGACTTGTACGTGGTCACATGGTGTGTGCATATCTGCTCCCAGAGTTTTACTTACATCCCAACCATCTTTCTAAAGCTTTTTTCTAAACTCTCTTTGAAAAGAGATTTTAACATTTCCATCCCCTGCTCTTGGACACTGGattatttctattgtttcttCTTCAAGTTATCCTTTGGCCAGTCCTCTGAAGAAATCTCTGTTCAAATTTTATAACTGAATTACTagaagtagaattatataaggtaaatgaattaaaaagttttttgtttgtttgttttgctttttgggtcacactttgtgatgcacaggggttactcctggctttgcactcaggaattacacctggcagtgcttaggggaccatatgggatcctgggaatcaaaccctggtcggccacgtgcaaggcaaatgccctaactgtaccatgggaattgaaccctggttggccgcatgcaaggcaaacacgctgcccactgtactatcactcaagccctaaaaaggtttttttgagggggtgaggTTAGGGCCCCACCTGGTGATACTGAagggttactcttgcctctgtgctcaggtaaccatatgtggtgctgggaatggacccAGTGCAGGgcaacaccttaacccctggacacTGCAGCCAAAGAAATCTTCACTGGGTAAGGAGCctactttgcatgcggctgacccagatttgatccccaacatcccatatggtccgtaaagactgccaggagtgaaccctaagcatcaccaggcgtggcctaaaaaacaaaaagaaaaaaaaattttcaggacTAGTTACTCAGTGATAGAGAAttccctgggttcaacccctggcactcaTGCGCACAGGAAGATGGTattattttagggccagagagacacttCAAAGAGCTGGTatgtgtattttatattccagaggtCTGACTTTGACCCCtgctggcattgcatggtcctccaaacaccactgaGTGGCTCCCAGGGGACAtcagctatggcccccaaacataccccccccaaaaaaaaagtctttacagAAATAAGACTGTCGAGAATATACATAAGCAAGAACAGAGAAATAAAGACCCGTAATTTTGCATTTCGTTGTCCCCACTGCTCCCGTGGTGTACCTGTCTGTCAGCCTACACCAGCACCTGCAGGCAGCAGGGAGGAGAGCCCATTCTGGAGCTCCACCCAAGCCCCAGCTGCCCTTTGCCCTCAGCCCAGGAAAGCCTTTACTTCTGGCTTCTGGACTCTGTCCTTGGAGAGACTCATCTGCTTGGAGCTGGCCTTCCAGACACCCCAGGGGACCAGAAGGCACCTGTGGCCACACTGAGGATAGGAAGAGACAGAAGGCCCAAGGGCACAGTAGGGAAGAGGAAAAATGTGATCCAGAGCTCCAGGCTGCAAGTGTGCAGTTGGCATGAGAGTTGTCAGCTGGGGCATCTGAGCAGGAAGCAGTCATTGTGCAGAAGGTCTGGAGTGGTACTCAGAAGACCCTTCAGAGCACAGCCAGTCACCCTACCTACACACATCCCCCTGTACAAATCCTAAGTGCCCTTGGCAAGTGAAAACTTTTCTTCTTACCACACTCCCCAGCCCCTTAGGAACTGGACCAAGCC encodes:
- the SNAP29 gene encoding synaptosomal-associated protein 29 isoform X1; the encoded protein is MSAFAKSYNPFDDDGDDEGARGLSDGSGPPADRQQYLRQEVMRRAEATAASSGRSLALMYESEKIGVAASEELVRQRGVLEHTEKMVDKMDQDLKTSQKHINSIKSVFGGLVNYFKPKPAEVPPQQNGTLPSQPSSRLKEAISTSKEQDAAYQANHPNLRKLNDSDPIPSGTGSAVSSDVYPKNAQLRAYHQKIDNNLDELSLGLGRLKGIALGMQTEIEEQDDILDRLTNKVEKLDVNIKSTERKVRQL
- the SNAP29 gene encoding synaptosomal-associated protein 29 isoform X2, giving the protein MSAFAKSYNPFDDDGDDEGARGLSDGSGPPADRQQYLRQEVMRRAEATAASSGRSLALMYESEKIGVAASEELVRQRGVLEHTEKMVDKMDQDLKTSQKHINSIKSVFGGLVNYFKPKPAEVPPQQNGTLPSQPSSRLKEAISTSKEQDAAYQANHPNLRKLNDSDPIPSGTGSAVSSDVYPKNAQLRAYHQKIDNNLGNHMWCWEWTQCRATP